In Carettochelys insculpta isolate YL-2023 chromosome 31, ASM3395843v1, whole genome shotgun sequence, a single window of DNA contains:
- the SNRPG gene encoding small nuclear ribonucleoprotein G isoform X2: protein MSKAHPPELKKFMDKKLSLKLNGGRHVQGILRGFDPFMNLVIDECVEMAQGGQQNNIGMVKLIGRNIPAVDSFLAEVIRGNSIIMLEALERV, encoded by the exons ATGAGTAAAGCGCATCCGCctgagctgaagaa GTTCATGGACAAGAAGCTGTCAT TGAAGTTAAATGGTGGCCGACATGTCCAAGGGATATTGCGAGGGTTTGACCCTTTCATGAATCTAGTAATAGATGAGTGTGTGGAGATGGCACAAGGCGGACAACAGAACAATATAGGGATGGTG AAGCTAATCGGGAGAAACATACCTGCTGTAGACAGCTTCCTAGCtgag GTAATACGAGGAAACAGCATCATCATGTTAGAAGCCTTGGAACGAGTATAG
- the SNRPG gene encoding small nuclear ribonucleoprotein G isoform X1 codes for MSKAHPPELKKFMDKKLSLKLNGGRHVQGILRGFDPFMNLVIDECVEMAQGGQQNNIGMVKKLSKGGALPDQGAEQGFRKKSHILSIYFQKNTLYVWMLHVFIRKRARYSKRSC; via the exons ATGAGTAAAGCGCATCCGCctgagctgaagaa GTTCATGGACAAGAAGCTGTCAT TGAAGTTAAATGGTGGCCGACATGTCCAAGGGATATTGCGAGGGTTTGACCCTTTCATGAATCTAGTAATAGATGAGTGTGTGGAGATGGCACAAGGCGGACAACAGAACAATATAGGGATGGTG aagaagctttcgaaaggaggcgcaCTTCCTGACCAGGGAGCGGAACaaggcttccggaagaagagccacattctctcaatttactttcaaaagaacacattgtatgtgtggatgctccatgtgttcattcgaaaaagggccagataTTCTAAAagaagttgctag
- the SNRPG gene encoding small nuclear ribonucleoprotein G isoform X3, giving the protein MSKAHPPELKKFMDKKLSLKLNGGRHVQGILRGFDPFMNLVIDECVEMAQGGQQNNIGMVVIRGNSIIMLEALERV; this is encoded by the exons ATGAGTAAAGCGCATCCGCctgagctgaagaa GTTCATGGACAAGAAGCTGTCAT TGAAGTTAAATGGTGGCCGACATGTCCAAGGGATATTGCGAGGGTTTGACCCTTTCATGAATCTAGTAATAGATGAGTGTGTGGAGATGGCACAAGGCGGACAACAGAACAATATAGGGATGGTG GTAATACGAGGAAACAGCATCATCATGTTAGAAGCCTTGGAACGAGTATAG
- the PCYOX1 gene encoding prenylcysteine oxidase 1, with amino-acid sequence MWCRLAPAPLLLLQLLASLWLRAPGASELRYPPGKIAVVGAGIGGTSAAYFLRQKFGRDIQIDVFEKGTVGGRLATINVEGKDYEAGGSILHPLNLHMKHFVKELGLSVPEEQGGLMGIYNGEEFVFEESSWYIINILKLLWHYGLNFLRMNMWVEDILDKFMRIYRYQAHDYSFSSTEGLLHALGGNDFIHMLNQTTEETMQKAGFSQKFINEVVTSIMRVNYGQGANINAFVGTVSLAGTDSGLWSVKGGNKLVCTGLLYASKAQLVSGTVLSIEEKTRPKRTGGTVKLYEVSYNSPSGSVTDVYDIVLIATPLNRKMSNITFRNFNPSIAEFSNHYHQTVVTFVHGRINATFFGCKGSCGFHLSHIFTTDNPKLFINSIGVVSPVQNKQENEKPPSGRVVWKVFSKEPLTKEQLNLLFSSYDSVKEKKWLAYPHYTVPRKCPPIILHNRIYYLNSIEWAASAMEMSVIAAKNAALLSYHQWYGNIDKIDHKDLNEKLKTEL; translated from the exons ATGTGGTGTCGGCTGGCGcctgcccccctgctcctgctccagctcctcGCTTCCCTCTGGCTGCGGGCGCCGGGGGCCAGCGAGCTGCGCTACCCGCCCGGCAAGATAG CCGTTGTCGGAGCTGGTATTGGGGGCACATCAGCAGCCTATTTTCTACGGCAGAAGTTTGGGAGAGACATACAGATTGACGTGTTTGAGAAGGGAACCGTGGGAGGTCGTTTGGCTACTATAAATGTGGAAGGAAAAGACTATGAAGCAGGAGGATCCATCCTCCATCCACTTAACCTACATATGAAGCATTTTGTCAAGGAGCTAG GACTCTCCGTTCCTGAAGAGCAAGGTGGCCTTATGGGCATTTACAATGGAGAGGAGTTTGTATTTGAGGAGAGCAGCTGGTACATTATCAATATTCTGAAACTTCTTTGGCATTATGGACTCAACTTTTTGCGAATGAACATGTGGGTGGAAGATATCTTGGACAAGTTTATGAG AATCTACCGCTATCAGGCTCACGACTACTCCTTCAGCAGCACGGAGGGCCTGCTTCATGCCCTTGGAGGGAATGACTTCATCCATATGTTGAATCAGACCACTGAGGAGACGATGCAGAAGGCTGGCTTCTCCCAGAAGTTTATCAATGAGGTGGTTACTTCCATCATGAGAGTCAATTATGGGCAAGGGGCCAACATTAATGCTTTCGTAG GTACGGTGTCTCTGGCAGGTACAGATTCTGGACTTTGGTCAGTAAAAGGTGGCAATAAACTTGTCTGCACTGGCCTTCTTTATGCTTCCAAAGCACAACTTGTCTCTGGTACAGTTCTCTCTATAGAGGAGAAAACACGGCCCAAACGCACAG GAGGTACAGTTAAGCTGTATGAAGTGAGCTACAACTCTCCATCAGGATCAGTGACAGATGTGTATGATATAGTTCTCATTGCTACACCACTGAATCGTAAAATGTCCAACATCACTTTCCGCAACTTTAACCCTTCCATCGCAGAGTTTTCAAACCATTACCATCAGACGGTAGTGACTTTTGTTCATGGGCGAATAAATGCAACCTTCTTCGGCTGCAAGGGCTCCTGTGGCTTTCATTTGTCTCATATTTTCACAACAGACAATCCCAAACTATTTATCAACAGCATCGGTGTTGTCTCTCCTGTCCAAAACAAACAAGAGAACGAGAAGCCACCCTCAGGCCGGGTAGTTTGGAAAGTGTTCTCCAAAGAACCTCTCACCAAGGAGCAGCTCAATTTGCTTTTCTCATCCTATGATTCGGTGAAAGAGAAGAAATGGTTGGCTTACCCACACTACACTGTCCCAAGGAAATGCCCTCCTATAATTCTCCACAATAGAATATACTACCTTAACAGCATAGAATGGGCGGCAAGTGCCATGGAGATGAGCGTGATAGCAGCCAAAAACGCGGCTCTCCTTTCTTACCATCAGTGGTACGGAAACATAGACAAGATTGACCACAAGGATTTAAATGAGAAACTCAAAACAGAGCTGTGA